One part of the Janthinobacterium sp. 17J80-10 genome encodes these proteins:
- a CDS encoding CoA-acylating methylmalonate-semialdehyde dehydrogenase has product MSQNITHYINGELDAGSGGRTGAVFNPSTGEEIARLHYGDRTTLDRAVSIAAQAGQRWGQQSHAARQAVMFKLRELVIANTDRLAEMIGREHGKTIADAKGEIGRGVEAIEFACNEPHVTKGEYATNVGGGIDVFSMRAPIGVVGIISPFNFPIMVPAAMMAMAVAVGNGIVWKPSERVPSAALEFARLFEQAGLPKGVFNIVHGDKEIVDGMLEHPGIAGISFVGSTPVGEYIYQKGTSHNKRVAAYTGGKNHMVVMPDADLEAAAAAFVSAGYGSASQRCMAVSLLLPVGKATAERLRELVIQKINALKIGPYNDPTADFGAVISAQSQQSVLRSIDDAVKAGADMVIDGRGIKVAGHENGYYIGPTLFDHVTTEMDLYKQEVFGPVRGIVRAASFDEAIAITNKHEFGNGAVIFTRDGKSAHRFMSEVEAGMIGVNVPVPLPAGYFNFGGLRRSKFGDSHMFGPDAARFYTKIKTVSQRWPNPDQEALPVSLAFEANA; this is encoded by the coding sequence ATGAGCCAAAACATCACCCATTACATCAACGGCGAACTTGACGCCGGCAGCGGCGGGCGCACCGGCGCGGTCTTCAACCCCTCCACCGGCGAGGAAATCGCGCGCCTGCATTATGGCGACCGCACCACGCTCGACCGTGCCGTATCGATCGCGGCGCAAGCCGGCCAGCGCTGGGGGCAGCAGTCGCATGCCGCGCGCCAGGCCGTCATGTTCAAGCTGCGCGAACTGGTGATCGCCAATACCGACCGCCTGGCTGAAATGATCGGCCGCGAGCATGGCAAGACCATTGCCGACGCCAAGGGCGAGATCGGCCGCGGCGTCGAGGCGATCGAATTCGCCTGCAATGAGCCGCATGTGACGAAGGGTGAATATGCCACCAATGTCGGCGGCGGCATCGACGTTTTCTCGATGCGTGCCCCCATCGGCGTGGTCGGCATCATTTCGCCGTTCAACTTCCCGATCATGGTGCCGGCAGCGATGATGGCCATGGCGGTTGCGGTCGGCAACGGTATCGTGTGGAAGCCTTCGGAACGGGTGCCCAGCGCCGCGCTGGAATTCGCCCGCCTGTTCGAGCAGGCCGGCTTGCCCAAGGGCGTGTTCAACATCGTTCATGGCGACAAGGAAATCGTCGATGGCATGCTGGAGCATCCCGGCATCGCCGGCATCAGCTTCGTCGGCTCGACACCGGTGGGCGAATACATTTACCAGAAGGGCACGTCGCACAACAAGCGCGTGGCAGCCTATACTGGCGGCAAGAACCACATGGTGGTGATGCCCGACGCCGACCTCGAAGCTGCCGCTGCGGCCTTCGTCTCAGCAGGTTATGGCTCGGCCAGCCAGCGCTGCATGGCGGTATCGTTGTTGCTGCCGGTCGGCAAGGCTACCGCTGAGCGCCTGCGTGAACTCGTGATCCAAAAGATCAATGCGCTGAAGATCGGGCCTTACAACGACCCCACGGCGGATTTCGGCGCGGTGATCTCGGCGCAGTCGCAGCAAAGCGTGCTGCGCTCGATCGACGACGCTGTCAAGGCCGGTGCGGACATGGTGATCGACGGCCGCGGCATCAAGGTGGCGGGCCATGAAAATGGCTACTACATCGGACCGACCCTGTTCGACCATGTCACCACCGAGATGGATCTCTACAAGCAGGAAGTATTCGGCCCGGTGCGCGGCATCGTGCGCGCCGCCAGCTTCGATGAAGCGATCGCCATCACGAACAAGCACGAATTCGGCAACGGCGCAGTGATCTTTACCCGCGACGGCAAGTCGGCGCACCGCTTCATGAGCGAGGTGGAAGCGGGCATGATCGGCGTGAATGTCCCGGTGCCGCTGCCGGCGGGCTACTTCAACTTTGGCGGCTTGCGCCGTTCCAAGTTCGGCGACTCGCACATGTTTGGCCCGGACGCCGCGCGCTTCTACACCAAGATCAAGACCGTGTCGCAGCGCTGGCCGAACCCGGACCAGGAAGCCCTGCCGGTTTCGCTGGCTTTCGAAGCCAACGCCTGA